The following are from one region of the Salvia splendens isolate huo1 chromosome 2, SspV2, whole genome shotgun sequence genome:
- the LOC121792064 gene encoding E3 ubiquitin-protein ligase CIP8-like, which translates to MDVESVSNLGDSSSCALCHTILTSENEADELDAFSVCGDCKLLMEDFDAASPEVYNRRGVSRRRFDSSESMESMFSQQFSHMISLARQNPSNDDAHSADGVRSRRWRRVFSDNESDGFDSVYGESESLNGRYNNRASDSDELDSDNDIDPMNAGTFQWNSDDSEWDEAEAEAEPNVLINWGSQLVIQAHIGELEESYVGNSGDYLDARGFEDLLDHLAENNQSSRRGAPPASLSFINNLPCLTINGDKQQQECAICKDSFTLGTRINELPCLHLYHPSCILPWLAARNTCPLCRYELPTDDKERNENQLIYDSDAVLVDEVEVDAGAGDDDAPRNRWFFLAAPIVSILGISLILWLGDSSAARLCRPPCRRDNNQRRWYSFF; encoded by the coding sequence ATGGATGTTGAGTCCGTGAGCAATTTGGGGGATTCATCCTCTTGCGCTTTATGCCATACAATTCTCACATCGGAGAATGAGGCCGACGAGCTCGACGCCTTCAGTGTATGCGGCGATTGCAAATTGTTGATGGAGGATTTCGATGCTGCCTCGCCTGAAGTGTATAATAGAAGGGGCGTATCGAGGAGAAGATTCGACAGCTCTGAGTCCATGGAGAGCATGTTCTCTCAGCAATTCTCGCACATGATCAGCCTCGCGAGGCAAAACCCCTCCAACGACGACGCTCATTCCGCGGATGGAGTGCGATCGAGGAGGTGGCGGAGAGTCTTTTCCGATAACGAAAGTGATGGTTTTGATTCCGTGTATGGAGAGTCTGAGTCCCTCAATGGGAGGTACAATAATAGGGCTAGTGACTCTGATGAGCTCGATAGCGATAATGATATCGACCCCATGAATGCTGGCACATTCCAGTGGAATTCCGACGATAGTGAATGGGATGAAGCTGAAGCTGAAGCTGAGCCAAATGTGTTGATTAATTGGGGAAGTCAGCTTGTGATACAAGCACACATTGGTGAATTGGAAGAGTCTTATGTTGGGAATTCGGGAGATTATCTCGATGCCAGGGGTTTCGAGGACCTTCTCGACCATCTCGCTGAAAATAATCAAAGTTCGAGGAGAGGGGCGCCTCCTGCTTCGCTATCTTTCATAAACAATCTGCCATGTCTTACGATTAACGGAGACAAGCAGCAGCAGGAGTGTGCAATCTGCAAGGACTCCTTCACACTTGGCACTCGCATCAACGAGCTTCCCTGTTTGCACCTGTACCACCCTTCCTGCATCCTGCCGTGGTTAGCTGCAAGAAATACGTGCCCACTTTGCCGATATGAGCTTCCTACGGACGACAAGGAAAGAAACGAGAATCAATTGATCTATGATTCTGATGCTGTTCTAGTGGATGAAGTTGAGGTTGATGCGGGTGCCGGGGATGATGATGCTCCGAGAAATAGATGGTTCTTCCTTGCTGCTCCAATTGTCAGTATTCTTGGCATATCCCTCATTCTGTGGCTTGGCGATTCGTCCGCGGCTAGACTGTGCCGGCCTCCTTGCCGGAGGGATAATAACCAGAGGAGATGGTACTCGTTTTTCTAG